The following proteins are encoded in a genomic region of Methanoculleus oceani:
- a CDS encoding DUF5350 domain-containing protein — translation MGKTGSVQWAQVKGVKGQIRLVPASEGEVKKPGPNQRFKAMADIQKRANREGQDQRRGGRGGRGGRGGRGGRGGGGTPTMDVRVRRSVRRAKVSALGTKQKSR, via the coding sequence ATGGGAAAGACAGGAAGTGTCCAGTGGGCCCAGGTCAAGGGCGTGAAGGGGCAGATAAGACTCGTCCCTGCAAGTGAAGGCGAAGTGAAGAAACCCGGCCCGAACCAGCGGTTCAAGGCTATGGCGGATATCCAGAAGCGGGCGAACCGGGAGGGGCAGGACCAGCGGCGCGGCGGACGCGGCGGACGTGGCGGACGTGGCGGCCGGGGCGGCAGAGGAGGAGGAGGCACCCCCACGATGGACGTGCGGGTACGCCGGAGCGTGCGGCGCGCCAAGGTGTCGGCTCTCGGGACCAAGCAGAAATCGAGATAA
- a CDS encoding nitroreductase family protein → MNSSELLRFLKARSSVREYSGEPLDPEDIDDILACASTAPSAGNREAWDVVVVTDEDVRVELALAALEQVHIREAPAIFVVCANYVRSMSHYGERGILYALEDATIACTYMMLAAHARGLHSCWTGAFNEDEVREVLGLPQHLRPVALLAVGRGTPPLEPMERMPVEEHVHRETW, encoded by the coding sequence ATGAACTCCTCTGAACTGCTTCGCTTCCTGAAAGCACGGTCGTCGGTCCGGGAATACTCCGGGGAGCCGCTTGATCCGGAGGATATCGATGACATCCTGGCCTGTGCAAGTACTGCGCCGAGCGCCGGCAATCGCGAGGCCTGGGACGTCGTCGTCGTCACCGATGAGGATGTCAGGGTGGAACTTGCGCTCGCGGCCCTCGAGCAGGTGCATATCCGGGAGGCGCCGGCGATCTTCGTGGTCTGTGCGAACTACGTCCGCTCGATGTCGCACTACGGGGAGCGGGGGATCCTCTACGCGCTCGAGGACGCCACCATCGCCTGCACCTACATGATGCTCGCCGCACATGCCCGGGGCCTTCACTCGTGCTGGACCGGGGCGTTCAACGAAGACGAGGTCCGCGAGGTCCTCGGCCTCCCGCAGCATCTCCGCCCCGTCGCGCTTCTTGCGGTCGGCAGGGGAACGCCGCCGCTCGAACCCATGGAGCGGATGCCGGTGGAAGAGCACGTGCATCGTGAGACCT